The DNA sequence tttaatgttttgtaaaacaagtatgtttgagaattgaaatgtttttaaattattttctatatttttaaaataacttttttttatgtaattctttatttttaattatttttcatatttttataattattttttaaaacagttcttttaaaacaaataaaaacaattaagaatatattcaataataattttaggaagtgtttttatacTTTCTAATagtcaaattataaaaattttcaagagtttaaaaatattaaaaacacttcataagATCACCTGGACATTGACTCTCAAATTggttgttatttgaaaatattttattttctatttttaaaaataaaaaatacatattttattttcaaattgttaaatatgttttccttGGTTCTAAAAGCCGAAAACTGATTTACAAACCCGTAGTATTTGGTAGTTATGACTAATAAGTATCCTAACATTTttccttggttttttttttgttagctGCTTAAATACTCGGTCAATTTCAATAGATTCCTCATAGTTGTTGTCTATGGCAATTTATTCCAGGGTCATATAGGCCCCacatttgaattgattatcatGCGGGTCCACCTAGTTTTAGGATCCAGTCAAGCCAACTTCTGAAGGAAGGTATTGTGGCGTTGGAGCCAACTTCAGCCCTAAGTTGTGGCGTTGGAGCCAACTTCAGCCCTAAGTTGTGGCGCTGGAGCCAACTTCAGCCCTAAGTTATTAAGGCACTTTTGGTAACGCAGTTGGAAAGTTACTTCAATTCACACAAGTCACTAGGAGTCAACCGTAGGTCAGCACCAATGGGAGAAGAGATCTTCAAAGCCAAGTTTGTGGTAAAGTAATAAAACCCCACCATTATTTTCACACACACACGCCCCTCTCTAGAACCAAGCAAGAAACACTCAGAAAATATGGCTCAAGAACACACCTCTGCTCACCTCTTTGTCGATGAATTCTACTTCTCAGCCCTCCTGGATCAGCTTGAAGATACTGAAGATTTCGTAGTTTCAGACGCCAAGTATGCGGAAGAGCTGCAGTTTCAAGAGGCCTTAATGGCATCCGTAGAGGCCGCATCTAATACTGCTGTCCAAGAAACTGCGCcatcaataaaagaaataggTTCAAGCTCAGGCTCAAGCAGTGCTGCAGACGCTGCTGTTGATATGGCCGTGGTCGAAGAAGGCCAAACATCGGAGAATTTCTGCGAGATTTGTGCGGAAAGGAGGGGGTTGGATGAGATGTTTAGGAGTGGGAAATGTTGCCATACATTCTGCAGCTACTGCATAAGCAAACATGTGGCAGTGAAGATCCAAGAGAGCGTGAGAATGGTCACATGTCCGGCCTTGAGCTGCGAAGGGGTGCTGGAAGTTGATGATTGTAGGGAAATTGTGCCGAGAGAAGTGATGGAGAAGTGGGAAGAGGTCAGGAGCGAGTCCATGATAGCAGCATCGCAGAGGTTTTACTGCCCTTTCAGGGACTGTTCAGCCATGTTGGTGGATGATAATGGAGGGGAAGTTATAAGGGAGTCTGAGTGTCCGGTATGCCGGAGGCTGTTCTGCGCGGCCTGCTACGTGCCGTGGCACTCAGGGGTTGGGTGTGAGGAGTATCAGATGATGAATGAGGATGAGAAAGGGAGGGAGGATCTGATGCTGAGGGAGCTTGCTCAGGAGAAGAAATGGAGGAGGTGCCCACAGTGCAAGTTCTATGTGGAAAAGACCGAAGGTTGTTTACACATTACTTGCAGGTTAGTTCCCTATTTTCGGTTCTTTTCTTTAtctaattatttctttttccagTGGGGTTTTCCAATTGATTATGAATTGCTTCTTTAATGAACTCCATGGCATCATTACTAAAATATTGTAGGTTCAAAGTGGATTatagtcatatttttttagaaaagcaATTGATCAAGAACATAACTCATCCCATACCTTTTGGATGGTTTGATTGCAAAAATAATCACAACACCACACAAATAaatgttcattttatttttgttccacGAGTGTAAAATGATATTATAAAGGCTTTTTATGGTAGGTGATTCATAATATGTTTTACagtgattttataaattattttaatagttcTAATacctaaaagataaaaaaaaaaaattaatattaaaaaaattaaaaagacttCTTAAAATAACGTGAAATAATaatcttcaaattcaaatttttaaagagttcattttcttataaatatgattaaaaaagttGAAGCTAAATTCtcgtagtttttaaaaataatattgatattataaaagttctataaaatatgaaaagaaagaatattTTTCCTAACTTCcgtattatgattttttaaaatttataaacttttcaaataaaataagtcatattggcataaaaacatttattaaacttaaaagataaataaaacaagTCACTATAGAATGTTCTCAAACAAAGATGATTTATTCTGTCAACAAAGATATGTCAATCTCATATGGTATCTTATTCTTTATGTACTACACATCCCGCATAATATTTGTCACTGAGAACTTCATTCATACAATTcactatatattgtttttatgaTGGTGTGAAATCAGGTGCACGTACCAATTTTGCTATGGATGCGGAGCACAGTGGACTCAGCACCATGGGGGCTGCCAAACACAATGAAAGAGAGCCTTGGAAGACCAAGAGAGCTTCAACTTTCTATTTACTCATATTTCTACTCAATTTGTAGTACTTAatgttttgttttctcttgtAAGAGAAACTACTGTGTGAAGAAATTGTGGTCTATGTTTAATTGTTATTGATCTTGAGGTGCTTTGATTGCTTCTAAAATGTGATCTTGAGATGCTTTGATAATTGCTTCTGAAATATTCGCAAGgtatgaatatttttaattttataaaatattatatatcattcacatgtttttatacaaaaaataattaaatttgagaagTATTTAAAGTTggtaatcatttttttttatatttgtagcCTATGTAGTctatatttgattcttgaaaatattaaaaaaagaaaaaagaaaaaaactataaaaaaaaatgattttattaagtcattttattaaaatatatcatcTTCTTGAGTTAAAATTAAACACAAACCCTCGACCTCgttgttttataaatctaacGGACTACACATGTTCTAGTCTCTCAAAATCAACATGAAGAATGAATATAAATCGATTAGTTTGAAAAGTGTTTATAAACTGTTTGACAgatcttagaaaatatttaaagtgtCTATAACATTTcaagtatttgaaaaaaattttaagtgttaaaagggttataaatgctttctaaaatattttctaaaatctttatcaaatagacttttataaaacatcgaatataaaattataaaaaaaaaataaattgcatatttcaaaattttatgaaataaataagatttaaataaaattaaaaataaaaacaagtaaatattttattaaaaaaatgtatttaatttatatttatcttttccctccttttctttttattctctctcTTAATAATGACAACAAGGCGGGTTCGGGACGGTCGTCCCCATCCCAACCCTGCCCcgtctattaaaaacaatttacatCCCCGTcccgtttaaaaaattaaacgtcGCATACCCACCCTGCCCcgtttagcctttttttttttttaaattacttttaaaatttttaattacattaaaataaatatattttataaataataaaattataatattttttataacttattttattaaaattttttattattatctatgtattaaaaatagtaaaataaaattttaaattaaattaaatttatatataatcgaggcgggatggggcaatacccgaacccgcccccgattttaaaaaaaatcttatacccGTCCCGAACtcgtttattaaatttaaactccGTCCTATTAGGAGCGGGGTGGGGcgagtacccgaaaaaacccgttgccatccctactcTCTCCATTCTTTTTACTAAATgcaaagttatttatttttaatgaaagaattattgtttattatatctTATCATTAATACTTACTTACCATGTAAATAGGCAATAAAAGTGGTTTTAAGAGGGAGTGTAGCCGCATTCTGAGGAAGtgtttctacttttttttaatatttaaaaaataaaaaaatttaattattagaaaGACTTTCTAAAATCAAAGTCAAATATACTCTAAAATTGATAATGaactattaagaaaatttgaccCGAATTTTAATCATCTCAACCACCCACTAAACCTATTCAacctaacaaataaataaatccagtAGAGTGGGGAGAGTTTTGTGAACTTCTGTTACCTTGGAATTTGAGGagttcaaattaataatttaatatttaatatttaattcatagttaaataaataaatatatctaaaataaataaatataaatataaataaaagaatagataagattggaaaatatcaaaataaaatttgaataggaaaataaaaaataatataaaatattgggTTATGCTTCAAATCCATTTTCTCTCAATCACATCTTTTGATGATCAACCTTTCATCTTTATTTAAGCCATAAAGAATGCAAGAATGGAGATATATGGTAAAAATTCAATGGcagaaattattcaattaattaaaatcaattttaaattaaaattttattttttattataaaattatattagatttattatttttcatttcaatgaatctaaataaattttttttaaaaatcaaataaaaatccaatTCCATaatcttttccaaaaatttctcattttcatcccACCAACTtctcaaaattcatattttcaatttccaattctAGAATGCATCATTCCCGAGGTTTagttaatgaatttaaaaaaaaaaaatttatatagaatttttccataaaagtaataatttatatagcattattttttacaaaataaatgcaaaaaattttcccattgaACCGGCAGTGCAAAGAGAATTTTCTGGTAAAATTAGTTCAGATTTTTCATAGAAAGCAGAAAATTTATGAATGGAGAGGAAGAGAAAGGAGGTTGATAAAGGGAAAAGTAAGTCCCATTTGGCTTCCTCTAGTGGGAGTATCCACTCTCAGGTATTCATTTCCatagttttcttcttcttttttctttctgctTTTGTCTTAAAGGATTCTTCTGTTTGGTTGGTAAGAAAAAGGTAATTTTTCAGCTCATCAACTGAATCATGAAGATTCTTTCTGGGTTTTAGATAAACAAGggagttttttctttaatgggtTTTAGATCaaattcaattctttcttttcatttccacTAGTGAAGATACTACACAAATTTCTGATTGGTGCTATTCATTTTTCCAAGTTTagcttctcattttctttcccttggtttctcatcaaccaaacgggtgttgttctctttttctttgattggCTATGTTGCATGCAACATTGTGCCATGCTTGATAaaatggtagtgaatttcattttgaatttcattaggCACCAAAGGCACCTATGAAGATGGAACAAGATGGATCACCCACAACTAAAGCAAAAGCGCCATTACATTATGATAATATCGATGAGATCATGAAAAAGGCGAGATTTGGTGAAGTATGTTTGATGCAtctttgttattgttattgttgtaaGACTTAGATTtcatttgaaagtatttttagaaagcattttttaccctaaaaagtgttttaaaaaaaacatctatGAGTTTGTTTggtcatataatttaaaaacaatttttttgtttttaaaagtaaaaaactgtttttaaaactttttaatacttgtttGATTGTTAGtctttggaaataaaatttaaaaacaaagtgaaataaaaaacaatattttgataataagtAGAAGTTATTTTCacccatttaaaaaaacatttcatttGACCACGTGAATGTGATCAAACGAGTctatgcttttattttatttttaaaaatcgatgaaaacaacttctatttattatttaaaaatgaaaacatggttaaaTGAGTCCTatgtgtttgacaaaatttaagaagtattttgaaaattttgaatattttgaatatttacttATAGTGATTTTTGAAGAAACACTCAATAgatgattctcttaaaaacattCTTTGAGAAAATACTTCCATTAAAAACACTGTCAATACTTCCAAATGCACtcttaataaactaaaatttatttttattcaagatctagtgaatttattttcaattttaattaggCACAAGACACATCTCCGAAGATCGAAAAAGATGGATCATCGGGCAGTAGAGCAAAAGCAGAATCATATGCACTTAACGAGATCATCTCAAAGGCAAGATTTGGTGTAGTTTGTTGCttgcacaaaaattatttttagtcaaaatctagtgaatttaatttt is a window from the Vitis riparia cultivar Riparia Gloire de Montpellier isolate 1030 chromosome 9, EGFV_Vit.rip_1.0, whole genome shotgun sequence genome containing:
- the LOC117922309 gene encoding probable E3 ubiquitin-protein ligase RNF144A, whose protein sequence is MAQEHTSAHLFVDEFYFSALLDQLEDTEDFVVSDAKYAEELQFQEALMASVEAASNTAVQETAPSIKEIGSSSGSSSAADAAVDMAVVEEGQTSENFCEICAERRGLDEMFRSGKCCHTFCSYCISKHVAVKIQESVRMVTCPALSCEGVLEVDDCREIVPREVMEKWEEVRSESMIAASQRFYCPFRDCSAMLVDDNGGEVIRESECPVCRRLFCAACYVPWHSGVGCEEYQMMNEDEKGREDLMLRELAQEKKWRRCPQCKFYVEKTEGCLHITCRCTYQFCYGCGAQWTQHHGGCQTQ